A window from Kovacikia minuta CCNUW1 encodes these proteins:
- a CDS encoding clan AA aspartic protease, with protein sequence MISGTIVGLQARISITLYSPESTRVEIECVVDTGFEGFLTLPPAIVLDLGLPYISPIDANLADDSLITASVHQGIVLWSGVERVIPVLAMGRRPLIGTALLEDYHLSIDFCEGGTVLVDEIL encoded by the coding sequence GTGATCAGCGGGACAATTGTTGGGCTTCAGGCTCGCATCAGCATCACTTTATACTCTCCTGAATCTACAAGAGTGGAAATCGAATGTGTTGTAGACACAGGATTTGAAGGGTTTTTAACCTTGCCACCTGCCATTGTTCTAGATTTGGGTCTGCCTTACATTTCACCAATTGATGCAAATCTGGCAGATGACTCTCTCATTACAGCCAGTGTTCATCAGGGCATTGTCCTGTGGAGTGGAGTGGAACGAGTGATCCCTGTTTTAGCGATGGGTCGCCGCCCGCTGATTGGTACGGCACTCCTAGAGGATTATCACCTCAGCATCGATTTCTGCGAGGGAGGGACAGTGCTGGTTGATGAAATTCTGTGA
- a CDS encoding IS110 family RNA-guided transposase, producing the protein MSSSSPVVDAVLGLDIGKTRIHGVLLCGTQALRRKAIANTVAGHQELLAWLSQQRFTQLHACLEATSTYGHAIAKQLHHAGYGVTIANPQAVHAYAQSRLSRTKTDAADARLIAEYCRDLKPELWQPPAPEVEVLQNLMRRVQALEQMIGQETNRLETAPPELVSEINTHITFMEDQLKALRDKIRTHIDQFPGLKRQHELLDSIPGIGPHTAALILAEIGSWQHFASARQLAAYAGLTPQEKTSGTSIHGKPRLCKLGNARLRKALFLPALCLLRWSKPIQAWRAQLLQRHKTKRQVVGAVMHKLIRWIYGVLHANKPFDAQVCFPTSST; encoded by the coding sequence ATGTCATCGTCGTCCCCTGTCGTTGATGCTGTATTGGGTTTAGACATTGGCAAAACACGGATTCATGGGGTGTTGCTCTGTGGCACCCAAGCGCTTCGACGCAAAGCGATCGCCAACACAGTTGCTGGGCACCAAGAATTGCTCGCTTGGTTGAGCCAGCAACGCTTTACCCAGTTACATGCCTGTCTCGAAGCCACCAGCACCTATGGGCATGCCATCGCCAAGCAGTTGCATCACGCCGGGTATGGCGTGACGATTGCCAATCCCCAAGCGGTCCATGCTTATGCCCAGAGTCGCTTGAGTCGCACCAAGACCGATGCGGCTGATGCTCGCTTAATTGCCGAATACTGCCGTGACCTGAAGCCTGAGCTTTGGCAACCACCGGCCCCTGAGGTGGAAGTGTTGCAAAATCTGATGCGACGGGTGCAGGCCCTCGAGCAGATGATTGGACAGGAAACCAATCGCCTCGAAACGGCTCCCCCTGAGTTGGTAAGCGAGATTAATACTCACATCACCTTTATGGAAGACCAACTCAAAGCCTTGCGAGACAAGATTCGAACCCATATCGACCAATTCCCCGGTCTCAAACGGCAACACGAATTGCTCGATTCGATTCCTGGTATTGGTCCTCACACCGCGGCCCTGATTCTCGCAGAAATCGGCAGTTGGCAGCACTTTGCTTCGGCTCGGCAGTTGGCGGCTTACGCCGGACTCACGCCCCAGGAAAAAACCTCTGGCACATCGATTCACGGCAAGCCCAGGCTGTGCAAACTTGGTAATGCCCGCTTACGCAAAGCCCTGTTTCTCCCAGCCCTGTGCCTTTTACGCTGGAGCAAGCCGATTCAAGCTTGGCGCGCACAACTCCTCCAGCGCCACAAAACTAAGCGTCAAGTCGTCGGGGCCGTGATGCATAAGCTGATTCGCTGGATTTACGGGGTTCTGCACGCCAATAAACCTTTTGACGCCCAGGTCTGCTTCCCGACCTCATCGACTTGA
- the era gene encoding GTPase Era, protein MESLQERLIQDLEPGPYYYPPDLVTDQPERFIMGELIREQILLLTREEVPHSVAISIDRVEEEPTITRVLATIYVERDSQKGIVIGKQGSMLKAIGSAARQQIQKLIAGNVYLELFVKVQPKWRQSRTHLSELGYRVEE, encoded by the coding sequence TTGGAATCCTTACAGGAACGTTTGATCCAGGATTTAGAACCTGGCCCCTACTATTACCCGCCGGATCTGGTGACGGATCAACCAGAGCGGTTCATCATGGGGGAACTGATCCGGGAGCAAATTCTGCTGTTGACCCGTGAAGAGGTGCCGCATTCAGTGGCAATTTCTATTGATCGGGTGGAGGAAGAACCCACAATCACCCGTGTTCTAGCGACCATTTATGTTGAACGGGATTCCCAGAAGGGGATTGTCATTGGCAAACAGGGAAGCATGCTGAAGGCGATCGGCTCCGCTGCCCGGCAGCAGATCCAAAAACTGATTGCGGGGAACGTCTATTTGGAACTATTCGTGAAGGTACAACCCAAGTGGCGTCAGTCCCGCACCCATCTATCAGAATTAGGTTATCGAGTAGAAGAATAG
- the era gene encoding GTPase Era: MSEMEHHFQDGIAPGIIPPSPPGFRSGFVGIIGRPNVGKSTLMNYLVGQKIAITSPVAQTTRNRLRGILTTPTAQLIFIDTPGIHKPHHQLGEVLVKNARIAIRSVDVLLFVVDGSVELGGGDRYIADLLKEIEVPVILGINKADQQREGKAEGRGQRAEGQEDTGTRGHGDTGNSSIQNSKFKIQNSPTPPPPTPLIMITRTWQPLTIGRSPNSLL, from the coding sequence ATGAGTGAAATGGAACATCATTTTCAGGATGGGATCGCCCCTGGCATCATTCCACCTTCCCCCCCCGGTTTTCGCTCCGGGTTCGTGGGTATTATTGGGCGTCCCAATGTTGGGAAATCGACCTTGATGAATTATTTGGTGGGGCAAAAAATTGCCATTACTTCCCCGGTGGCGCAGACAACGCGCAATCGCCTGCGGGGAATTTTGACCACTCCCACCGCTCAACTGATCTTTATCGACACCCCAGGAATTCACAAACCCCACCACCAACTGGGCGAAGTGCTGGTCAAAAACGCCCGAATTGCCATTCGATCGGTGGATGTTCTGTTGTTTGTGGTGGATGGTTCGGTGGAGCTGGGCGGCGGCGATCGCTACATTGCCGATCTGCTGAAGGAAATAGAAGTGCCAGTGATTTTGGGAATCAATAAGGCAGATCAGCAGAGGGAGGGAAAGGCAGAGGGCAGAGGGCAGAGGGCAGAAGGGCAGGAAGACACGGGGACACGGGGACACGGGGACACGGGGAATTCTTCAATTCAAAATTCAAAATTCAAAATTCAAAATTCCCCTACACCCCCACCCCCCACCCCCTTGATCATGATTACCAGAACCTGGCAGCCTCTCACAATTGGACGATCGCCAAATTCTCTGCTCTGA
- a CDS encoding tetratricopeptide repeat protein, with product MEVKDFPKATADFDEIIARPSGKVKIYAFHNKGVVRAEAGDLQGAIELFTQVISIDPENRSAYSNRGLARKKLGDLRGAVKDYTEAIRIDPQLPDVYIMRGIAYKDLNDPQGAIEDYTQAIRLDSKNAGIYVIRGDARADSGDLQSSIEDYTQAIRLDPKYDAAYNNRGRIREKQGDLQGASEDFTQAIRLDSKQAVFYYNRGIVRIKLNDQQRAVEDFTQAIRVDPKFAQAYYDRGLTRKDLGDLQGAIEDYDQTIRLDPKNAAAYNNRGNIRARSNDMKGSIEDFTQAIRFDPKNAVIYTNRGSARTILGDKQGAIQDYQKAASLYLEQKDTGRYNAVLEAIKKLQ from the coding sequence ATGGAAGTGAAAGACTTTCCAAAAGCTACTGCTGATTTTGATGAGATTATTGCCCGTCCCTCAGGTAAGGTCAAAATATATGCATTCCATAACAAAGGGGTAGTCCGTGCCGAAGCTGGTGATCTGCAAGGCGCGATTGAGCTATTCACCCAGGTAATCAGCATTGATCCCGAAAATAGATCAGCATACAGCAATCGGGGTCTAGCTCGTAAGAAACTAGGTGATTTGCGAGGTGCAGTTAAAGATTACACCGAGGCAATTCGTATCGACCCTCAACTTCCCGACGTTTACATTATGCGAGGGATTGCTTATAAAGACTTGAATGATCCGCAAGGTGCGATTGAGGATTATACTCAAGCAATTCGCCTCGACTCTAAAAATGCTGGTATCTACGTCATTAGAGGGGATGCCCGCGCTGATTCAGGTGATCTCCAAAGCTCGATTGAGGATTATACTCAGGCAATTCGCCTTGACCCTAAATACGATGCTGCCTACAACAATCGAGGGCGAATTCGTGAAAAACAGGGTGATTTGCAAGGTGCATCGGAGGATTTTACCCAAGCAATCCGCCTTGACTCTAAACAGGCTGTTTTCTACTATAACCGGGGCATAGTCCGCATTAAACTTAACGACCAACAACGTGCGGTAGAAGATTTTACCCAGGCAATTCGCGTTGATCCTAAATTTGCCCAGGCTTATTATGATCGAGGGTTAACTCGTAAGGATTTAGGCGATCTGCAAGGTGCGATTGAGGATTATGATCAGACAATCCGCCTTGACCCCAAAAATGCTGCTGCCTACAACAATCGAGGGAATATACGCGCTAGGTCGAATGATATGAAAGGCTCTATTGAGGATTTTACTCAAGCGATCCGCTTTGACCCTAAAAATGCTGTTATTTACACCAACCGAGGGAGCGCCCGAACCATTTTAGGTGACAAGCAAGGTGCGATCCAGGATTATCAAAAGGCAGCAAGTCTTTATCTGGAGCAGAAGGATACGGGTAGGTACAATGCAGTCCTTGAAGCCATCAAAAAACTTCAATAA
- a CDS encoding tellurite resistance TerB family protein codes for MFDKLVGIGQRQGYDTLLSTALQSLPHELHDTAFAMATDIILSDGTITDEEETLLNNLYRVLETPEQTAKMIIEVMLIKNRG; via the coding sequence ATGTTTGATAAATTGGTAGGAATTGGTCAGCGTCAAGGCTATGACACTCTTCTGTCAACAGCCTTACAGTCTCTTCCTCATGAACTACATGACACTGCTTTTGCTATGGCTACCGACATAATTCTCTCTGATGGAACAATCACAGACGAAGAGGAAACTTTACTCAACAACTTATATAGAGTTCTGGAAACCCCTGAGCAAACAGCAAAGATGATCATTGAGGTCATGTTAATCAAAAACCGAGGGTAG
- a CDS encoding Uma2 family endonuclease, with protein sequence MTTVTQRLTFEEYLTYSDGTDTRYELVNGELIPMSLGTGQHGEIADFLNSGFRVEIQRSGRSWVSKQMVIGVRSPRSGRWDTCRIPDVVVIPLEQWRTLQTREAVIEVDEPPPLLVVEVVSESTKIIDYRAKRAEYNVLGIAEYWIVDPLEAKVSVLTLIEGWYEVAEFRGGDRIQSPTFSELSPTAEQVLQGII encoded by the coding sequence ATGACCACAGTTACCCAACGACTCACCTTTGAGGAATATCTAACTTATTCCGATGGTACCGATACTCGCTACGAACTTGTCAATGGTGAGCTAATTCCCATGAGTTTAGGGACTGGGCAACATGGTGAAATCGCAGATTTTCTGAATAGCGGATTTCGGGTTGAGATTCAACGATCAGGGCGATCGTGGGTATCCAAACAAATGGTGATTGGGGTGCGATCGCCCCGATCGGGTCGCTGGGATACTTGCCGTATTCCTGATGTTGTTGTGATCCCGCTCGAACAATGGCGCACTCTACAAACCCGTGAAGCCGTCATCGAAGTGGACGAACCACCGCCATTGCTGGTGGTTGAAGTTGTGAGTGAATCCACCAAAATCATTGATTACCGGGCAAAGCGAGCCGAATATAACGTGCTGGGCATCGCTGAATACTGGATTGTTGATCCATTAGAGGCCAAAGTTAGCGTGTTGACCCTGATTGAGGGTTGGTATGAAGTTGCAGAATTTCGGGGAGGCGATCGCATCCAATCCCCTACCTTTTCAGAATTATCCCCGACGGCTGAACAAGTATTACAAGGAATCATTTAA
- a CDS encoding DUF3592 domain-containing protein — MTPTEWLERLQVQLTELLTPHGFRNFPDRPWYFQRGNIAYLASWDYREKLFWVSFYGDIQARQSVNLVSLDLSSLEAESEQEAERSMALVLEAVEASLRDLPPPSEEDLHAEARPAHATTSTSGFERPPASTEAIRFSQTRHPLFWVLVVISVVVGSAVAYFLANFLTLIVFVLIGRFIAKDSSSLPDSVGKNAAFNPSGFGFHVSSAGVLIIFIGLYYLANFIWHCRRAEASQRWLQTEGRIIFSSVIAAHLSDRPVSRPPEVRYEYRVSGQDYIGHRIGFFEGLSNLREVPGITQQLAQNSQVTVYYNPQKPELSVLNPSIPRWSSSIPTTGRNFIVFGALLFVIGVILHFVLAGLSS; from the coding sequence ATGACCCCAACAGAATGGTTAGAGCGATTACAAGTCCAACTGACGGAGTTGCTAACACCTCATGGGTTTAGAAACTTTCCCGATCGTCCCTGGTACTTCCAGCGCGGCAATATAGCTTATTTAGCCTCGTGGGATTACCGTGAAAAGCTTTTCTGGGTGAGCTTTTACGGAGATATTCAGGCAAGGCAATCGGTTAATTTAGTCAGTCTTGACCTTTCTTCGCTGGAAGCAGAGTCAGAACAAGAGGCAGAGCGATCGATGGCTCTCGTTCTAGAAGCAGTTGAAGCCTCTCTTAGAGATTTGCCACCTCCATCCGAGGAAGATTTGCACGCTGAAGCTCGCCCCGCCCATGCTACTACTTCAACATCGGGATTTGAACGACCGCCCGCTTCAACGGAGGCAATCCGGTTTTCGCAGACACGGCATCCATTGTTTTGGGTTCTGGTTGTAATTTCGGTGGTTGTAGGATCAGCGGTTGCCTATTTTCTGGCAAATTTCCTCACCCTGATTGTGTTTGTTCTGATTGGTCGCTTCATCGCAAAAGATTCTTCATCGCTGCCAGATTCCGTAGGAAAAAATGCTGCTTTCAATCCTTCGGGCTTCGGATTTCATGTTTCTTCTGCTGGGGTGTTGATTATATTCATTGGTCTTTACTATCTTGCTAATTTCATCTGGCATTGTCGTCGGGCTGAAGCCAGTCAACGGTGGTTACAAACTGAAGGAAGAATCATTTTTTCGTCAGTCATTGCAGCCCACCTCAGCGATCGTCCTGTTAGTCGTCCACCGGAAGTTCGCTACGAGTATCGGGTTTCAGGTCAAGACTACATCGGACATCGAATTGGCTTTTTTGAAGGGCTATCCAATCTGCGTGAAGTCCCTGGGATTACTCAGCAACTTGCCCAAAACTCCCAGGTGACGGTCTACTACAATCCCCAGAAGCCTGAACTCTCTGTCTTAAATCCTTCTATCCCCAGATGGAGTAGTTCCATTCCCACTACGGGCAGGAATTTCATCGTATTTGGGGCACTGCTTTTTGTAATTGGCGTGATCCTGCACTTTGTATTGGCAGGTTTGTCATCCTGA
- a CDS encoding HNH endonuclease: protein MSISPHRKGVVVRSVVPEKSNYLDYRPYLRFDFWYSCAYCTITEVEAQGIGFQLDHYLPHTKAPELKSTYSNLMYSCQICNRNKSDYFPNPTQQQRGYVIIRPDESNPKDHFELEGYEIRAKTETGKFNQEKLELNRQTLCRLRETRERLYRSTDYTAFGVTELLSINIDNLPKDYRATVAAARRQFESNYQELTTDVEEYVRALAKSDLLDEEPVNPLRNKERKKYLDSINAIDPDYKAPKSRPKSMLPKTKRKGKKR, encoded by the coding sequence ATGAGTATAAGTCCGCACAGAAAAGGCGTTGTTGTACGAAGCGTAGTACCAGAGAAATCAAACTATTTGGATTACCGACCGTACTTGCGTTTTGATTTTTGGTACTCTTGTGCTTACTGCACTATAACAGAGGTAGAAGCACAGGGGATCGGATTTCAATTAGATCATTATTTACCTCATACCAAAGCTCCTGAGTTAAAAAGTACTTACAGCAACTTAATGTATTCATGCCAGATATGTAATCGCAATAAAAGTGATTACTTTCCAAATCCAACTCAACAACAAAGAGGCTATGTAATTATTCGTCCTGATGAAAGTAACCCCAAAGATCATTTTGAATTAGAAGGATATGAAATTAGAGCAAAGACAGAAACAGGAAAGTTTAATCAAGAGAAATTAGAATTGAATCGTCAAACTTTATGTAGGCTACGAGAAACGCGAGAGCGATTGTATAGATCGACAGACTACACGGCTTTCGGTGTCACCGAACTGTTATCTATTAATATTGATAATCTTCCAAAAGATTATCGTGCGACTGTTGCAGCTGCACGGAGGCAATTTGAATCGAATTATCAAGAGTTGACAACAGATGTCGAGGAATATGTAAGGGCTTTGGCAAAATCTGATCTATTAGACGAGGAACCCGTAAACCCACTAAGAAATAAAGAACGTAAGAAGTATTTGGACAGCATTAACGCTATAGACCCAGATTATAAAGCACCAAAATCACGTCCAAAATCAATGCTACCTAAAACTAAACGAAAAGGGAAAAAGCGTTAG
- a CDS encoding IS1 family transposase: MKLYLLCPTCGSDDIKKNGTTRRGKQNYRCRDCGRQFVEDPQWKRIEPDRTALIDRLLLEKIPLAGIARVMEVSEDWLQRYVNEYYEQVPQQTQVESKPKGSHQVQMDELWSFVDHKGNKQWVWLALDVVTREIIGCFIGDRSKESAQGLWESLPAVYRQCGVVYTDDWEAYKSVLPSKRHRVVGKETGLTSYIERFNNTLRQRVSRLVRKTLSFSKSIENHKAAIWNFIHHYNEQLHVTG, translated from the coding sequence ATGAAGCTCTATCTTCTTTGCCCAACCTGTGGTTCCGACGACATCAAGAAAAACGGTACGACTCGTCGGGGCAAGCAGAATTACCGCTGTCGAGACTGCGGTCGTCAGTTTGTCGAAGATCCGCAGTGGAAACGCATCGAGCCTGACCGCACTGCCCTCATTGATCGCCTGTTACTGGAGAAGATCCCTTTGGCAGGTATTGCTCGTGTGATGGAGGTATCTGAGGACTGGTTGCAGCGTTATGTCAATGAATACTATGAGCAGGTTCCTCAACAAACGCAGGTAGAGTCCAAACCCAAAGGCTCTCATCAAGTGCAGATGGACGAGTTGTGGTCGTTTGTAGATCACAAAGGGAACAAGCAATGGGTCTGGTTGGCATTGGATGTGGTAACACGCGAGATCATTGGGTGCTTCATTGGCGACCGCTCCAAGGAGTCGGCACAGGGCTTATGGGAGTCACTGCCTGCGGTTTATCGACAATGTGGGGTGGTTTATACCGATGACTGGGAGGCATACAAATCGGTGTTGCCCAGCAAACGGCATCGAGTTGTGGGTAAAGAGACGGGATTAACCAGTTACATTGAGCGCTTTAACAACACACTCAGACAACGTGTGTCCCGGTTAGTGAGGAAGACCTTATCCTTCTCAAAGAGCATCGAGAATCACAAAGCTGCGATTTGGAATTTTATTCATCATTACAACGAGCAGCTTCACGTTACAGGATGA
- a CDS encoding phosphotransferase, whose translation MTIPNHYIEKIRVVYPNLSLDYLELNQDGMNNDVVIVNHQLVCRFPKNDWAKEDLKTEVKILRVAQQFIDLPIPRLEHVEDDFVSYPLIRGTALSRHQLFKLDSLAQERVIEQLGRFYQQLHSISSDAIAASSIPASIAERSREDMLALYEQVQQLLFPHLWKHQRTWVHEHFEPLVDGTLNLDTSTALIHGDLGCYHILFDPERQCLSGIIDFGTAGIGNPAIDLAALLDNHGEAVLKRMSKYCSGIEVLIDQARFRAGVVWLQWALMGLQHKDTGLLLAHIGSSARDIQPIGASW comes from the coding sequence ATGACTATTCCAAACCATTACATTGAGAAGATTAGGGTTGTTTATCCGAATCTCTCACTCGATTATCTGGAACTCAATCAGGACGGCATGAATAATGATGTCGTCATTGTCAATCATCAACTTGTGTGTCGATTCCCAAAAAACGACTGGGCAAAAGAAGATCTCAAAACCGAAGTCAAGATTCTTCGAGTTGCTCAACAATTCATCGATCTACCCATTCCGCGCTTGGAGCATGTAGAAGATGATTTTGTTAGTTATCCCCTCATTCGAGGAACAGCACTTTCGCGGCATCAGTTATTCAAGCTTGATTCTCTAGCTCAGGAAAGAGTGATTGAGCAGTTAGGGCGGTTTTATCAGCAACTTCATTCAATTTCTAGTGATGCGATCGCAGCTTCTAGTATTCCGGCTTCCATTGCTGAACGCAGTCGAGAAGATATGCTTGCACTTTACGAGCAGGTTCAGCAACTTCTGTTTCCTCATCTTTGGAAGCATCAGCGAACTTGGGTGCATGAACATTTTGAACCCTTGGTAGATGGCACATTAAATCTTGATACCTCTACTGCTCTGATTCACGGCGATTTAGGGTGTTACCATATCTTGTTTGATCCTGAACGGCAGTGTCTGAGTGGCATTATTGACTTTGGGACAGCAGGAATTGGTAATCCAGCAATTGATTTGGCAGCTTTGTTGGATAATCATGGTGAAGCGGTACTAAAACGAATGTCGAAATACTGCTCAGGGATTGAGGTGTTAATCGATCAAGCTCGATTTCGAGCCGGAGTCGTTTGGTTACAATGGGCGTTGATGGGACTACAACACAAAGACACCGGGTTACTATTAGCTCACATTGGTAGTTCAGCAAGAGACATTCAGCCTATTGGTGCATCATGGTGA
- a CDS encoding S1 family peptidase: MSQGWRGLDYLPGVFAGTATVAIVVSYQQAVSALTFAEVRKIAVPVTVMISSQTGGGSGVIVARQGSTYTVLTNRHVAEEDTAYRIQTSDNDVHDHVKLVKRFQDVDLTVLQFDSSKNYPVATLGNSSLSSVGDTVFSFGYPSIYDSATQSSPQKYYDAEGIILALDAKEDQGYVIKHRADTPRGMSGGPSFDAKGRLIAINGRSGEAWEKVVEVNKPPEIDARGEIVYTGRAVLQTYNGEWFSIPINTVLAELSKARVPVSNLKIDQTPPPNNRERIANPKNAGDFYLRASIADQKGDTQAAIGDYSKAIKLDSDFIDAYMS; this comes from the coding sequence ATGAGTCAGGGTTGGCGTGGGTTAGATTATTTGCCAGGAGTGTTTGCAGGAACCGCAACAGTTGCGATCGTGGTCAGTTATCAACAAGCTGTATCAGCCTTGACCTTCGCTGAGGTTCGCAAAATTGCAGTTCCTGTTACGGTAATGATTAGTAGTCAAACAGGCGGTGGGTCTGGAGTAATCGTTGCTAGACAGGGAAGCACATACACAGTTTTAACTAATCGTCATGTAGCTGAAGAGGATACTGCTTATCGCATTCAGACTTCTGATAACGATGTTCACGATCACGTCAAGTTAGTCAAACGCTTCCAGGACGTTGATCTGACTGTTTTGCAGTTCGACAGTTCCAAAAATTATCCAGTTGCTACTTTAGGAAACTCTAGTCTGAGTAGTGTGGGTGATACAGTTTTCTCGTTTGGCTATCCCAGCATTTACGATTCTGCAACTCAAAGCAGTCCACAAAAATACTACGACGCTGAAGGCATCATTCTAGCCCTTGATGCGAAAGAAGATCAGGGATACGTTATTAAACATCGTGCCGATACCCCACGCGGTATGAGTGGAGGTCCGTCGTTTGATGCTAAGGGACGGCTAATTGCGATTAATGGACGAAGTGGTGAAGCATGGGAAAAGGTTGTAGAGGTTAATAAGCCACCTGAAATTGATGCGCGTGGAGAAATTGTCTACACAGGTAGAGCTGTACTTCAAACTTATAATGGCGAGTGGTTTTCAATTCCCATCAATACAGTGCTTGCGGAGCTATCCAAAGCAAGAGTTCCTGTTTCAAACTTGAAGATAGATCAAACTCCGCCACCGAACAACCGTGAGCGGATAGCTAATCCTAAGAACGCAGGAGACTTTTACCTTCGGGCAAGTATTGCTGATCAAAAGGGGGATACTCAAGCCGCAATTGGTGACTACAGCAAAGCCATTAAGCTGGACTCAGATTTTATTGATGCCTACATGAGTTGA